CCGAAGCAATTGGCTATTGGCGCTTCCCCAGTCGGGGTTCTGCACATTATTGTTCCTGCCATCAATGGCTCTGATCTCGAGATTGTTCCAGCCATGATCGGGTCTGGTCTCGGGATTGTCCCTGTTAGCACCGGGTCTGCGGTCGTGATTGTCCCTGCCGACATTGGGTCTGTTCTCTTGTGCGAACGTCTCGGGTAAGAGGGTTCCTATGAGAGCGATCAAAACGCTGCCGGCCAAAACGGATCGTGTCCATGCCGGGACTATTTTTTTGTTCTGGAATGTGCGATTCACGTACTTTTTCTCTCGAATTTCCTAATGGTATGACTTATGGTTGTAACCCTTTGGGAAACTCGGATAGAAAAAGATGAATTTAGAAAAACGATGAAGCCGGGATGAAAAAATCCGGCGATGATGAATAAATCCATGGGAAAAAGAAATTTACCCCAGTCGTGGAAATAAATCCAGTAGAGGGAAAACTAGTTCGGAGGTTTAAACTCAGAGAAGTGATGGGGTGATTCGGCGGGTGAAAAATGGAAATTAGTGAAGCGGGTCTTAAAAAATTATGGCTGGTTTCAAAACTTCGACCGAAATCCGGCCTGGCTTGGGAGAATATCCCCGTTTGGCTGGCAGTTGGATGACCTTTCTCGCCTTCCTACTTAGCGGTATCCCTCCTGGATGGTTTGGGTATCTACGGTTTGTTACGTGTTTGAAAATTTTTTGAATTTGTGTGAATAGGGGAACATGCCTTGTTTCAGGAATGCCCCCACCCACATGCCAAACAGGAGAAGGATACCCAGGTAACTACCCGTATCACGGAACCAACTGGAATGTTCATGAAATTCAAGAACGTCCAGTTTGGTGGGTGTGACAAACCGCCCACGAACCGAGACGGTAGCGGAGTGATCCAGAATCTGTTGCGTGGTGCCGATTTGTTCACCATTGAATAGGCCAATCAAATCTTCTGAGGGGGTTTTCAGATAGAATGACCGATCCAGTTCCAGAAGATGTCCTGGGCGATTCTCCGTTTCCTCAAGTGTTCGGACGAAATGGTTATTGGCGTTTCGCGGTCCTTCTAACAGGACAAAGGGCAGTGCGAAATAGAGTATGAGTAACGACGCCGATATCGCCAATTTGAACGGAGACAGAAGCGAAATTGGGAGAGGCTGTGAGATCCCCTTTCGCCATTGCCATCCGATATAAAATAAGCCACCCGCGGTCATGATATAGGTTGGAAGACTTTCCGGCCAAAATAACCCCACATTCCATAAGTCCCATGACAGTGGAGCAAAGAGATGGACGCCATTGGCCCATTTGGTTTGAAGCGCATCAAGCACGAGATGTAGGAGAACGTTGACCCCGAGAATCAGGAACACGGCTCGTGGTGTACGCGTAAGAAAGGCCAAGGCCCCGCATAAGACCAACGTGACGAATAAAGAGGCCTGGGCGATACAATACAGGCGAATGGTGTAGGGATCGCTTCCCGGCAGGAATCCCATCAAGACTCTTTGGAAAATCCAGGGGATGTCCGGAAGCAAACAACCCATGCAGACCAGTTTGGGATCGATTCCGGGTTTGACCGCCTGATTCAGAAGGCCTTGCACGCCGATGTGGGCTAAGGTATTGGGCACGACTTCCTTTCACCAGAAATTAGGTAAGGTATCGGCAAAATGTTTGCCCACCATAATCGGCTTCACTGGGCATTCTCAAGGAGGATGTTTCTCAGGATTCATTTATCGTGGAAACGAATGGGAAGGTTTTTTAGGAAGACATGGTCGTGCCTCGCATCGACATGCTTCTCCAGGAAGTCGGACACCCACAGCATCTTTTCCGGCAAGGTTACCATTCAGGTGCCAGAGCCTCCGGTTGTTTAATACCACCGTTCACTTGTTGTTTCGAATGAGCCATTCCTGTGGGTCATATCCTTTTTAGGCTCATGCCCCCTTGTCAGACGCCCTCGTTCAGTTAAAATTTCCTTACACTCCCCAACCCATTGTCTTGGGGTAAAAGGCTGGTGCATGTTCCGGTTGGTTTTCTCCTTTTGACGTCAAAACGCAAATGGCTTTCTTGTAATGTTGGATCAAATTTTTTCAAGGTGAATGAGAGACACAGACACCTGTTTTGTGAGGAAGGTAGGAGTTTCTGATGAGGGTGGAATTGAGTGAAGTGGGCATTATGACAGATTCAAAGGCCATGAGGCGCAATGCTATCGTGAATGGGGTGTCGATTGGAATCCCTTTTATTGGCACGCTTATCGGGCTCCTGTCTTCTGGTTTCTCTGCTCCCACTTCCTCCACGGTTTTTCTCTTCCTGTTGTTTTTCCTGTTCAACCTTATCGGGGTGAGCGTGGGGTTGCATCGATATTTCTCTCATCATGCCTTCGAAACGAGTCCTTGGGTTCGATGGCTATTGGGTATTTTGAGCACCTGGGCGATGCAAGGTCCTATTGATCGATGGGTGGCTGACCACCGGCGGCATCATCGTTTTTCTGATCAGCCATTGGATATTCATAGTCCGTATTGGAGTCGGCAAAATAAGATCACCTCCGGGTTCAAGCGTTTCGCGCATGCTCATCTATTATGGATGTTTGTGGAATGGCCAACCGATACCCGTCTCTATGCGAAAGATACGATTAGTGATCCGATCAGTCGAAGATGCAGCCGGTGGTATTGGCCGATCTGTGCCACGTCGTTTTTGGTGCCGGCCATGCTTGGGTATGCCATGGGAGGTTCGGATGAAGCGGTTCGGGCTTTCTTCTGGGCCGGGTGTTTGAGAATTTTCCTCATGCACCAATTTACCTGGATGGTTAATTCTTTTGGTCATATGTTCGGTGGGAAAACGGAAGGGAGCCGGGATGAATCGCGAAATATGCATTGGGGAGTCACGCTTCTCTTTTTGGGTGAAGGGCTACATAGCTACCATCACGCCCATCAGCGCACCGCTGTGAACCAACCGGCGTCTTTGGATCCGGCCGGATACCTCATCACCTTCCTTGAAACCATTCATGTCGTCTGGAAAGTCCAACGCTTTTAAATCCTAGCCGGTTCTGATCGTGGGAACCGTGTGGCAGGGTTAAAGCTTATCCAGAATTTAGGATTCCAGTCTTCCAGCGGTATGTAGGCTTCCGGAAAGGGTATAGCCCTCGCGCAATCTGCGACGGGTCTCAAACGCTTACATCAGAAATGGGGGAACTCCCTTATGGGCCTCGCTAGGTGACGGAGCGATCATATTGCACATGGAGGTGAATACATGGTCAATTTGCAAAACAAATTGATGAGTTTCATCTCCTCCAGGGAACCGGGAGGAGTGCCGGCGATGCGGGGATCAGCAATGACCACGGCAAGACATTGAGCCCGGGAGATGGCCACATTCACCCGGTTGCGGTCGAGAATGAAGGCCAGTCCGCGTGAACCGTATTCACCGTAACTGGAGCAGAGGGAAAGAATGCAGACGGGAGCTTCCTGCCCTTGAAATTTGTCAACGCTTCCGACGCGTGCGCCGTCGGGTAGCACGGCCTGAAGCGCGCGGACTTGAGCGTTGTAGGGGGCGATGAAAAGAAAGTGATCCAAGTCTAATGGTTTGGTGATGCCATCCTTGTCGGTGTAAAGACGTCCATGGAGTTCATGGTACATGGACGTGACCCGTTCAACCTCTTCATCGCTCTGTTGGATGTTGCCATCATGCTCCACCCCACAGAAGAGGATTCCGCTTTCGCAGG
The sequence above is a segment of the Nitrospira sp. MA-1 genome. Coding sequences within it:
- a CDS encoding fatty acid desaturase, producing the protein MRVELSEVGIMTDSKAMRRNAIVNGVSIGIPFIGTLIGLLSSGFSAPTSSTVFLFLLFFLFNLIGVSVGLHRYFSHHAFETSPWVRWLLGILSTWAMQGPIDRWVADHRRHHRFSDQPLDIHSPYWSRQNKITSGFKRFAHAHLLWMFVEWPTDTRLYAKDTISDPISRRCSRWYWPICATSFLVPAMLGYAMGGSDEAVRAFFWAGCLRIFLMHQFTWMVNSFGHMFGGKTEGSRDESRNMHWGVTLLFLGEGLHSYHHAHQRTAVNQPASLDPAGYLITFLETIHVVWKVQRF